The Hippea alviniae EP5-r region GCTTCAAAACTCAAAAGATATTTTAAAGGCTTTTGGCATCTCTTTAAAGGATATAAAGCCTGAATATGTTAAGGCTGTTGAAGCACCGGGTCTTCTTCAGGATGGAAGAATTGATGCCTTTTTCTATACGGTTGGACATCCAAATGGTAATATAAAAGAAGCAACGAGTGGAAGGATTAAGGTTAGAATAATCCCTATAACAGGAAAACCTGTTGAAAAGTTACTTAAAGAGCATCCTTATTATGCCAAAGCTGAAATTCCTGTTAAGAAGTTTTATCCAATGGCTGCAAATAAGAAACCAATTGTATGGACTGTAGGTGTTAAGGCTACGGTTGTTACAAGTGCAAAAGAACCTGCAAATATTGTTTATGCTATAACGAAGGAAGTTTTTGAAAATTTAGATACATTTAAAAAATTACATCCTGCCTTTGCTGTTTTGACAAAGAAAAATATGCTTGAAGGATTAACGGCACCTATACATCCGGGAGCACTCAAATATTACAGAGAAAGTGGTTTAATTAAATACATACCTAAGAATCTTATTCAGCAGTAAAAGATATTAGGGTGGCAAAAGCCACCCTTTTTAATTTGTTAAAACCTTTTCAGAGGTGTTTTCTTATGGATGATAACAAAAAAAAGATAGTTGAGGAACTGATAAGAGAAGACACGGGTGATGTAAGGATATTAAATAAATACGAAAGATACCTTGTTCTGTTTATCGGGGTATCATGGGCTCTGTTTCAGCTTTCTATAGCAAGTTGGTTAACGATAGACAGTACATTTTCTCGTTCTATTCATCTTGCTTTTGCTATGGCTATGATTTTCTTATCTGTTCCATTTTTCAAAAAGAGAAAAATAGGTTTTTTACCGTTCCTATCGCAGAGAGAAGGTATTCCGTGGATTGATTATATATTTGCCATCGTTGGTGTTATATCCGCTTTATATATCACTATTGCTTGGAATGGCATTATGATGAGAATGGGTTCCCCTAATCTTACGGATAAAGTGTTTGGCCTTTTGCTTATATTAATGGTTTTTGAAGCAACAAGGAGAGCTGTTGGGCCTGCATTACCTATAGTTGGAATACTTTTCACACTTTATGGTTTTTTAGGACCAAATTTGCCAGAACTGTT contains the following coding sequences:
- a CDS encoding TAXI family TRAP transporter solute-binding subunit, with the translated sequence MRKLGYLVLAIMFLVLGLGFKAQSKITFVTIGTGGVTGVYYPAGGAISKMVNAKFKQYHIKMTVESTGGSVYNINAVLSGDLDFGICQSDRQYEAWHGLAEWKNKGPQKNLRSVFALHPESITLVASVDSGIKSVYDLKGKRVNLGNPGSGQLQNSKDILKAFGISLKDIKPEYVKAVEAPGLLQDGRIDAFFYTVGHPNGNIKEATSGRIKVRIIPITGKPVEKLLKEHPYYAKAEIPVKKFYPMAANKKPIVWTVGVKATVVTSAKEPANIVYAITKEVFENLDTFKKLHPAFAVLTKKNMLEGLTAPIHPGALKYYRESGLIKYIPKNLIQQ